From one Candidatus Zixiibacteriota bacterium genomic stretch:
- a CDS encoding class I adenylate-forming enzyme family protein — MNPKNHSFEIWKAFREKADIFSDYTAVLSVSGQVTFKELYGKAEQLSESLSKSGIQPGDVIGIALPNITDFVISFLALCRLSAIVALISPKYQTSELKAVIDNLAPRCLLVSSGQLGDFERKITSYRADMIETKINNEITCLTFPDNPSAGKRHPFLDDAALIKFTSGSTGEPKGIALSAANILAETENVVDTLQMTQKDRILAVVPISHSYGFDLGVLAMLSSGATLVLGENFIPRRILSDLETRGITIFLGVPSMYRFFLETPLNMPPDLSQIRYLLSCTAPLSPQMIIEFASKFGQPLCQHYGSSETGAVTTHVPAKVYTHPDSVGLPMRNVQIGIYDRDGNELSADEEGEVVVRSRAVALGYIMGEPKDRITITDGTYRTGDTGVLDKNGYLYIRGRIDGMINVGGHKVSPLEVAQVLESHSAVREAAVIGVIDQSGGQIVYAAVTLKSAAMENDILEFCRRHLAEYKVPRRIDIMDSLPRTAAGKVKLDPENIKW, encoded by the coding sequence ATGAACCCCAAAAATCACTCATTTGAAATATGGAAAGCTTTCCGTGAGAAGGCCGATATTTTCTCGGACTATACGGCGGTGTTGTCGGTCTCAGGTCAGGTCACTTTTAAAGAACTTTATGGGAAAGCCGAGCAATTATCAGAGTCGCTGAGCAAATCGGGAATTCAGCCGGGAGATGTTATCGGTATCGCGTTGCCCAATATAACCGATTTTGTCATATCATTTTTGGCTCTCTGCCGTCTTTCGGCGATCGTAGCGCTGATTTCTCCCAAATATCAGACTTCTGAATTGAAGGCTGTCATTGATAATCTGGCGCCCCGCTGCCTTTTGGTTTCTTCGGGGCAGCTCGGCGATTTCGAGCGAAAAATCACGTCTTACAGAGCCGACATGATTGAAACCAAAATAAATAATGAAATTACCTGCCTGACATTCCCGGATAATCCTTCCGCCGGGAAACGCCATCCGTTTCTGGATGACGCTGCTCTGATCAAGTTTACCTCCGGTTCCACCGGCGAACCGAAAGGGATTGCTCTATCGGCGGCCAATATCCTGGCCGAAACCGAGAATGTGGTCGACACCCTGCAGATGACCCAGAAGGATCGGATACTCGCGGTCGTGCCGATTTCGCACTCTTACGGATTTGACCTGGGAGTGCTGGCGATGCTGTCTTCGGGCGCAACGCTTGTGCTCGGAGAAAACTTCATCCCCCGCCGTATTCTATCCGACCTTGAAACCAGGGGAATTACCATTTTCCTCGGCGTCCCCAGCATGTACCGTTTCTTTTTGGAGACCCCCTTAAATATGCCGCCCGATCTGTCGCAGATCCGCTATCTGCTTTCATGCACGGCGCCGCTGAGCCCGCAAATGATTATTGAATTCGCGTCAAAATTCGGCCAGCCGCTTTGCCAGCATTACGGTTCCTCCGAGACGGGAGCGGTGACAACGCATGTCCCGGCCAAGGTTTATACGCACCCCGATTCGGTCGGGCTGCCGATGAGAAATGTGCAGATTGGCATCTATGATCGTGATGGGAACGAGCTTTCCGCCGATGAAGAGGGTGAAGTGGTTGTCAGAAGCAGAGCGGTCGCTCTCGGATATATTATGGGTGAGCCGAAGGATAGGATTACAATCACGGATGGTACTTACCGGACCGGCGATACCGGCGTTCTTGATAAGAACGGCTATCTTTATATTCGGGGGCGTATCGATGGTATGATTAATGTCGGCGGCCATAAAGTATCGCCGCTGGAGGTCGCGCAGGTTCTGGAAAGTCATTCGGCGGTGAGAGAAGCCGCGGTTATCGGTGTCATCGATCAGTCCGGAGGACAAATTGTCTATGCGGCAGTCACCCTGAAAAGCGCCGCTATGGAAAATGACATTCTGGAGTTCTGCCGCCGGCATCTGGCCGAATACAAAGTACCGCGCCGAATCGACATCATGGATTCACTTCCACGAACCGCCGCCGGAAAAGTCAAACTCGACCCGGAGAATATCAAATGGTAG